In Meleagris gallopavo isolate NT-WF06-2002-E0010 breed Aviagen turkey brand Nicholas breeding stock chromosome 15, Turkey_5.1, whole genome shotgun sequence, one DNA window encodes the following:
- the LOC100545228 gene encoding follistatin-related protein 4-like, with translation MDIVPKLSKQLTLLANGSELHISSVRYEDTGAYTCIAKNEVGVDEDISSLFIEDSARKTRLSVGNMFYVFSDDGITVLQPNECEIRRHIRPEERIFSSYEEICPRVEGEGTQSCLWASAVNVRDKYIYVTQPKQNRVMVIDIQTQKAVQSVDVDPLPTKLHYDKSHDQVWVLSWGDMRRSSPTLQVIAEASAGEEQHVIRTPFKGVDDFFIPPTNLIINHVR, from the exons ATGGATATCGTGCCAAAACTATCCAAACAGCTCACGCTCCTAG CAAACGGGAGTGAGCTCCACATCAGCAGTGTTCGCTATGAAGACACTGGTGCCTATACCTGCATTGCTAAGAATGAAGTGGGAGTGGATGAGGACATATCTTCACTTTTCATAGAAGATTCTGCACGAAAGACCC GCCTGAGCGTGGGGAATATGTTCTATGTCTTTTCTGATGATGGGATCACAGTCCTTCAGCCAAACGAATGTGAAATCCGGAGGCACATCAGGCCCGAGGAGAGGATCTTCTCCAGTTAT gAGGAGATCTGTCCCAGAGTGGAAGGGGAAGGCACTCAGTCCTGCCTCTGGGCCTCCGCAGTCAATGTCCGAGACAAATACATCTATGTGACACAGCCTAAGCAGAACAGAGTAATGGTCATCGACATCCAGACACAGAAAGCTGTGCAG tctgtgGACGTGGACCCTTTGCCAACCAAACTGCATTATGACAAATCCCACGACCAGGTGTGGGTGTTGAGCTGGGGTGATATGCGGCGATCGTCACCAACACTACAG GTGATAGCGGAGGCGAGCGCAGGGGAGGAGCAGCATGTGATCCGCACGCCGTTCAAAGGAGTGGATGACTTCTTTATACCACCTACAAATCTTATTATTAATCACGTTAGGTAA